tgtcattacattacacacTACTTAATGTCAAGTAAACATAGGCACTCAATTCCTCATTATAAAACATGACCATCAAACAGGACAAGGTTGTCACTCTTCATCAGTGAAGCATTTTTACAGACACCATCACACCAACCATCACAATCATCTACTCTGTCTCATCATACTCATTCTTTCCTCAGTTAATCTCATCCAGTTCCCTACTACATCCTAAACCAACAGAATTAACTACAAACAAACTAACTAGTACTACGTTACGTCACTATACATGGACTGTGTgcattttctgctggtgtatcctgaggtagctcctctctgagaacctcttccaGCAGTGTGTACAGGCAAATGGTCTCTCTCCCTTATGGACTTACAGGTGCATCTTCAGCTGGTGCTGGTGGGAGAACATATTCTCACACAGGCCAAAAGATTTTTCCCCATGTGcatcctctggtggatctccacctgtTTGGGGAAACAGAAGGCTTTCCCACACAACAAACACAGGAAGTGCTTATCATGGCCACCGGATCTACTGATAGcattactactactgtcacttgTCAATGGGCTTGTGTAGCCATTTAGCGTTGAGGCACTGGCATTGTCTGAGGTCTGGTTTAACATaaggagagtgtgaggaggatgAAGGCTAGGTAGTGTCAATTGTCACAGGGTTCATGTTCCAGTTGATAGATCCTATAGAAGGCAGGCAAAAGGCAGCATCGGTAAGGGGGTCAACCTCAGGCGCCATCAGTCTCTCTGAATCAGAACTATAGGGGCAGGACCAGAGAATCGCTAGccgaggacaagtacattagagtgtctagtttgagaaacagacgcctcacaagtcctcaactggcagcttcattaaatagtacccacaaaacaccagtctcaacgtcaacagtgaggaggcgactcggggaacacagacactggacagaggaactctgcctagaaggccagcatactggagttgcctcttcactgttgacgttgagactcgtgttttgcgggtactatttaatgaagacgccagttgaggacttgtgaggcgtctgtttctcaaactagtcactctaatgtacttgtcctcttgctcagtcgtgaaccggggcctcccactctttctattctggttagggcctgtttgcgctgttctgtgaagggagtagtacacagcgttgtacgagatctttagtttcttgccaatttctcacacggaattgccttcatttcttagaagaagaatagactgacgagtttcagaagaaagtgctttgattctagccattttgagccagtaaccgaacccacaaatgctgatgctccagatactaaactatttatttatttatttatttatttattttacctttatttaaccaggtaggcaagttgagaacaagttctcatttacaattgcgacctggccaagataaagcaaagcagttcgacagataaaatgacacagagttacacatggagtaaaaacaaacatacagtcaataatgcagtataaacaagtctatatacaatgtgagcaaatgaggtgagaagggaggtaaaggcaaaaaaggccatgatggcaaagtaagtacaatatagcaagtaaaatactggaatggtagttttgcaatggaagaatgtgcaaagtagaaataaaaaataatggggtgcaaagcagcaaaataaataaataaaaattaaatacagttgggaaagaggtagttgtttgggctaaattataggtgggctatgtacaggtctAAAGGCagctagttttattgcttctttaatcaacaaaacagatttcagctgtgctaacaattgcaaaagtgttttctaatgattaattagccttttaaattatacacttggattagctaacacaacgtgccattggaacacaggactgatggttgctgataatggacctctgtacacctacgtagatattccattaaatcagtttccagctacaatattcaattacaacattaactatgtctacactgtatttctgatcaatttgatgttatttcagtggacaaaaaaagtgctttttTCCCCAAAACATTTGTAAGTGACCAACAACTTTTGAATTGTAGTGTATATTTAGTAAGTGTATATTGGTTCAAAAACGCTGTCGGTGTTTGCAGAATAGGGTGAGATCAGATGTGACGTGAAAGTCTTAGAATGAAAAGTCCCATTTTGTGTTTATTAAAGATGAACAAGTTTTAAATACACCATATGAAaaccacatacagtatacacatgccTCAAATAAAAATTATCATGAACTTGATAAACTGCATAAATGAAATAATTTTCTCATTAAAAGTGTCTTGGGAAAAAGTTGTAGAAGTTGAATGGAAGTAATTAAATAGTTATATAACCTACGCAGTACAAACACAATATGTAACAGACATTTTAGGCTTATACAGtgaggaaaaaagtatttgatcccctgctgattttgtacgtttgcccactgacaaagaaatgatccgtctataattttaatgggaggtttatttgaacagtgagagacagaataacaacaacaaaaatccagaaaaaaacgcatgtcaaaaatgataTAAATTGATTTTCATTTTAATGAGAGAaaaaagtatttgaccccctttcaatcagaaagatttctggctcccaggtgccttttatacaggtaacgagctgagattaggagcacactcttaaatataaaagtataaaagacacctgtccacagaagcaatcaatccgATTCCAAACTCTACatcatggccaagaccaaagagctctccaaggatgtcagggacaagattgtagacctacacaaggctggaatgggctacaagaccatcgccaagcagcttggtgagaaggtgacaacggttggtgcgattattcgcaaatggaagaaacacaaaagaactgtcaatctccctcgacctggggctccatgcaagatctcacctcatggagTTGCAAtaatcatgagaacggtgaggaatcagcccagaactacacaggaggatcttgtcaatgatctcaaggcagctgcgaccatagtcaccaagaaaacaattggtaacacactacgccgtgaaggactgaaatcctgcagcgctcgcaaggtccccctgctcaagaaagcacatatacatggtcgtctgaagtttgccaatgaacatctgaatgattcagaggacaactgggtgaaagtgttgtgatcagatgaaaccaaaatggagctctttggcatcaactcaactcaccGTGTTTTGAGGAGggatgctgcctatgaccccaagaacaccatcgcCACCGTCagacatggaggtggaaacattatgctttgggggtgtttttctgataaggggacaggacaacttcaccgcatcaaagggacgatggacagggcaatgtaccgtcaaatcttgggtgagaacctccttccctcagccagggcattgaaaatagGTTGTGGATGgatatttcagcatgacaatgacccaaaacacacggccaaggcaacaaaggactggctcaagaagaagcacattaaggtcctggagtggcctagccagtcttcagaccttaatcccatagaaaatctgtggagggagctgaaggttcgagttgccaaacgtcagcctcgaaaccttaataacttggagaagatctgcaaagaggagtgggacaaaatccctcctgagatgtgtgcaaacctggtggccaactacaagaaacgtctgacctctgtgattgccaacaagggttttgccaccaagtactaagtcatgttttgcagaggggtcaaatacttatttctctcattaaaatgcaaatcaatttatatcatttttgacatgcgtttttctggatttttgttgttgttattctgtctctcactgttcaaataaacctaccattaaaattatagactgatcatttctttgtcggtgtgcaaacatacaaaatcagcaggggatcaaatacttctttccctcactgtatatgaaacaatgtctggatgcaatattctacccaggaatattcaacactgaaatcTTACTCTCGTTATTCCAaattcatctgtggatcttttctgCTGACAACAATTAAAATTATTTTTTGTCTTTAATGCAGGATTTGATCTAAACATCAGAAGCTATTGAGTGGAATGGTTACTTTCTATGTTATAGAGTGGGATGGTTTTTCTGCTGGTGTGtcctgaggtagctcctctctgagaactTCTTCCCACAGTGCGTACAGGTGAACGGCCTCTCTCCAGTGTGgactctctggtgcctcttcaggtcacCAGTCTGAGCGAAGCACATATGACACTGGGCACAGCTgaaaggtttctcccctgtgtggaccctctggtgcctcttcaggttgcCAGCATGGGTGAAGCacatgtgacactgggtacagctgaagggtttctcccctgtgtggaccctctggtggatctcaACCTTCTGGGAgcagctgaagcctttgttacagaacatgcagaggaaccgcTTCTCTTTTCCGCCCATTGTTGCTCCCCCTCTCCGCGCCTTGGCCCTCTGGTCgtttgagttcaatacctgatTGGAAAAAACATGGCCGTGCAAATCGGAAGGTTCCATCGACATGGACACTGTGTGTAACGGCGAGTGGGTTGCGACATTTAGATTTGTCTCTAAACTTTCCCTGTAGTCTAAGAAGTCACTAGTGTTGCCCTGCGAGTGTCCTTCTCCTAAGTGAGTCTCGTCTGCATTCCAGTTAGCCAGTTTCTCTTTCCCGACCGTTGTTGCTCCCCCTCCATGAGCCTGGGCTACAGCCCTATCGTTTAAATGTAATACCTGATCAAAAATCACATGGCTGTGTGAATCGGAAGGTGCCATTGATGTGGACACTGGGTCGCGATCCCTGAACGTGTGTAAAGGGGAGTGGGTGGCGACATTTAGATTTCCCCTGTAATCTAAGAAATCTCTGTCCTGTGAGTGTTCATCTCCTAGGTGACTATTTGCATTCCATGTGGGAGGAGCGTCGCCCTCTACTTTCACAGTCACCTCATCTACCACTATAACATCCCCTTTCTCATCTAAGCACCCTtcagagtatacactactactgtaccggTTCCAGTCCCCTCTAGACAGATCAGTCTGGGTCTCTAAAACCAAGGGCATGTTGCCAGGGTCCATCTCTGTAGCGTAAGAACAAGACAGATCATCAACGCCAGTGTCTAATGTATCACCATCTCCACGGGAATTAACTGTCCCCTGCCTCTGGTGAAATACCATTAAATGCTCTGAGTGTGGAGCAGGAAGACAGTCCAGTCTCTCGGGGTCTGATTTGTGGTTAGATCCTGTGTGTAATAGCCTTTGTGTTACAATTAaagtctctgtttctgtctccgtCTCTGCCTTGAGGACGGCGTTCGgcgttccactgacctccgtgatgCTGCATCGGGTCCTGGTCTGGGGCGCAGCAGTAGTGGTGAGGTCCTCGGTGGCTACAGGGAGCGCCACTCCATGAGCTGCTCcagtctggatgtctctgctgtGCAGCGGGTCCTCATCTCCTTCAGATCTCTCCAGCTTGACCCCAGAACCTGCAGCCTCTGCATTTGCAGACTGACACAAGAAGAGGGGAGGTTGTTACCAGTAAATGAGTAGAATTGGATATTAATGTCATAGGGAAGTCTCTCAAGCTCCCATATGGCAGATAAATGAGGATGTACAAGCAAGCAAGCAAATATCTGAGGAGTTTTTCTGAAATAAACTGGCCACATTTGATGTACTGTAATACTATTACATTAACCTCTATCACGATAACATTCTTggttgaggttccactcccctcatcaacagtgattggttggtcatctctccatgtgttgtgtcccgctggcttcacaaagctcctgtggcctccagtgagatTTCCTTCACCAGAAAGAGTGATTGGGAGGAAGAGGTGGTTAGGTTATCTGCTGTCAATGCTTAATACTTATACTACACTATTGACCATTTCGACAGTGTGTAGAATTGGCAAGAATGTAAGGTAACGCTTCGCATAACTTCTTGATATACCATTTATAGATTGATTTATTATGTTCCATGCATCATATTGCTTTTTAATGCAGTAAATGTTTTCTGATTATGATATGATAGTGGGTCTTTCTGCAAGTGAACTAAAGGAGAATTATTGCATACTAACAAAAAAATGACCAAGACCCAATTCCGGTTAACTTAGCCTGGAAACTATGTCGAATTACATTGAATTCTACTAAAGGCACAATTGAGCGTTTGGATAAGGAAAGTTTATCACGACCTTTACAAGCCAGTATGTTGAATACAGTTATTTTATGTTACTTTACCGCTATGGGTGATAAATGTGCTGGAAGTGCATTCATATTTTAAAAAGTTGACAATCATAATTTATTTTGATATATTGTCTAACATTCCTACCTGCAAAAGGACCAACTGCACAGACATCaggcaaaataaataaaagtatttTATTCAGCATTCTGGCTTGTCGAGGTCCTGAGAGAGAACATTCCTGATTCAAACGCTAATTTGGCGTAGTCTCCAATGTCATGAAATTTAACATCAGGTTTCTGGACAATGGTTAACACATCTAAAGTCAAACATGTGCAGATGTGAACTGGGCGACAGGCCCCTCAACCTCGGCAAACtgtacctcttgccattcctctgtatcggtcAAGGATTTTGACACTACCGGGGCGAGTGGCGAGGATGCGCTCCCGTACCATCTTCAGTTCGAGTAGCTGTACTTTCCTTCGCAATGcgctgttttctttctggctttgagttatttccaaacgaaacactgcatagtcatCGTCTACCAGTTTACAGACCTCTGCCACAGCTGCATTCGCTAAcacctccatgatggaggctatttgagtgtgaaaaaccatacagttagccattgttagctaacattagcagctAGATAGTTAGCGTTACCTAGATAACAGATCGATCAACCAAGGCCCGTCTACAACGCGAATTAAAGACTACCTGGGATAAGTTTATGATACTCTGCAGTTAAATGGCTCATATTCTGAGTTTCATGGTGTAATACATGTCTAAATAACAATATAAATGCTAACGTGGAAATTTGTCTTGGTCACTGTTCACTTCCGTTTACACTTCTTCAGTGGTTTTTaaatggcggttggcaaccaactttagtGATGCATTACCGCCACCGACTGGAGTGTGGAACAGAGACAGGGTAGTTCTAAAGTTGAACCATACCTAATTAAACTGTTCATCGTGGATACAATTTGCAAATAATTTGCTTTACTATTTTACGGGACTGATAGTactcatggtgctttcaagacaactgggaactagaGATGAAATCATGACTTCAGTGACCTTCAGGTCttaaagtcagagctctagaaagatgcccgagTTTCTGGATTGGAAATcctagttggatgactgttcaaaacgatTTTCCCTAGTCGGATCTAGTTTTTTTCAGTTCCTAGTTGTATAGAATGCACTGAAGTCAGAGGGATTTCCGAGTTCCTAGTTGTTTTGAACAAGGCATTAGTCTcagcgaagggagggagagagcagcagagggtccgCCTCTTGCGGTTCcagctctctccttctgttccagctctctccttctgttccagctctctccttctgttccagctctctccttctgttccagctctctctttctgttcctcctgtgagagagaggggacactgtaTTCCAATTGATGCCGAAACCTGAGTCGCACCGCATCTACCTCGTGCCCATATGTATATTCTTCCTaagaccagagaaagtgaaatattccttgatattaaaataAACATGACTAGCTGTTGCTAATAATAAAAATGCTATCGATACACTTCGCTACTGATTCATTGCAGCGTGAGTGTAAGTAGGGAGAAGCACGATTTGTGTTTCTGAATAAAATCTTAGACATGAACacacataaaaacagcagctctttgctatattctttgacagtctctctctggtaATGGTTTTAAAAGTGATTAATTCTCTAGTATCAGCTTTGCTCTGGCTGGGTCATGATTTGAGCTATTCGATTGGTAATTTGAGCTATTTCATTGGTCATCGCAGTAGGCGCACTAGATTTAGCCACatacaggtgaagtcggaagtttacatacacctttgccaaatacatttacactcagtttttcacaattcctgacatttaatcatagtcaaaattccctgtcttaggtcagttaggatcaccagtttattttaagaatgtgaaatgtcagaataatagtagagataatcatttatttcagatttgatttctttcatcacattcccagtggtcagaagtttacatacactcaattagtatttggtagcattgcttttaaattgtttaacttgggtcaaacgttttggataGCCATCCAcactaagttgggtgaattttggcccattcctcctgacagagctggtgtaactaagtcaggtttgtaggccttgttgctcacacacactttttcagttctgcccacacattttttataggattgaggtcagggctttgtgatggccactccaatactttgttgaccttaagccattttgccacaactttggatgtatgcttggggtcattgtccatttggaagatccatttgtgaccaagctttaacttcctgactgatgtcttgagatgttgcttcacataattttcctgcttcatgatgtcatctattttgtgaagtgcaccaggccctcctgcagcaaagcaaccccacaacatcatgctgccaccccccgtgcttcttcggcttgcaagcctcccccttcttcctccaaacataacaatggtcattatggccaaacagttccaatTTTttttccatcagaccagaggacatttctccaaaaagtacgatctttttccccatgtgcagttgcaaaccgtagtctggcttttttatggcagttttggagcagtgacttcttccttgctgagcggcctttcaggttatgtcgatataggactcgttttactatggatatagatacttttgtacctgtttcctccagcatcttcataaggtcttttgttgttgttctggaattgatttgcacttttcgcaccaaagtacgttcatctctaggagacagaacgcgtctccttccagagcggtatgacggatgcgtggtcccatggtttttatacttgcgtactattgtttgta
This genomic stretch from Oncorhynchus kisutch isolate 150728-3 linkage group LG7, Okis_V2, whole genome shotgun sequence harbors:
- the LOC116374613 gene encoding uncharacterized protein LOC116374613 isoform X2, with translation MANCMVFHTQIASIMEVLANAAVAEVCKLVDDDYAVFRLEITQSQKENSALRRKVQLLELKMVRERILATRPGSVKILDRYRGMARGNLTGGHRSFVKPAGHNTWRDDQPITVDEGSGTSTKNVIVIESANAEAAGSGVKLERSEGDEDPLHSRDIQTGAAHGVALPVATEDLTTTAAPQTRTRCSITESAVHEDLLISGVAGT
- the LOC116374613 gene encoding transcriptional regulator CRZ1-like isoform X1 — protein: MANCMVFHTQIASIMEVLANAAVAEVCKLVDDDYAVFRLEITQSQKENSALRRKVQLLELKMVRERILATRPGSVKILDRYRGMARGNLTGGHRSFVKPAGHNTWRDDQPITVDEGSGTSTKNVIVIESANAEAAGSGVKLERSEGDEDPLHSRDIQTGAAHGVALPVATEDLTTTAAPQTRTRCSITEVSGTPNAVLKAETETETETLIVTQRLLHTGSNHKSDPERLDCLPAPHSEHLMVFHQRQGTVNSRGDGDTLDTGVDDLSCSYATEMDPGNMPLVLETQTDLSRGDWNRYSSSVYSEGCLDEKGDVIVVDEVTVKVEGDAPPTWNANSHLGDEHSQDRDFLDYRGNLNVATHSPLHTFRDRDPVSTSMAPSDSHSHVIFDQVLHLNDRAVAQAHGGGATTVGKEKLANWNADETHLGEGHSQGNTSDFLDYRESLETNLNVATHSPLHTVSMSMEPSDLHGHVFSNQVLNSNDQRAKARRGGATMGGKEKRFLCMFCNKGFSCSQKVEIHQRVHTGEKPFSCTQCHMCFTHAGNLKRHQRVHTGEKPFSCAQCHMCFAQTGDLKRHQRVHTGERPFTCTHCGKKFSERSYLRTHQQKNHPTL